A single window of [Clostridium] hylemonae DSM 15053 DNA harbors:
- a CDS encoding type VII secretion protein EssB/YukC — protein sequence MGKNEETTKGSTIVLEETVHKTQMKASAAYDYHRLQAETYYFVPCKVEEKEESLCFTYELDGMTPLKEVKKSDRELIYSILIQAGELGEKARAFNFSLEPENLYYDAQYRLHVLRRDILEDGAVKDYFKEFQALAGALLQKKYNYSDYLNGGMDLLDRQEETRRILQWNSMDDALKDLSQRQRGLRSYERTHLCTIKKSRYRGMKAGMILFLVLAAAALAYLLYQHYKLIAPQRAALTAQRAYVESDYVAVIDSLKEVQPDALDVHEKYILAVSYIKGQAVDNFSSEAKDNILSRLNVKGDASVMDYWIYLGRLETKEAEDIALKMSDNQLLLYAYLQERDQVSRDSSLKGDEKAARMETLDGEIDKLAEKLGIQYDMSTEEE from the coding sequence ATGGGAAAGAACGAAGAGACAACAAAGGGCAGCACAATCGTCTTGGAAGAGACTGTACATAAGACACAGATGAAAGCATCTGCAGCCTATGATTATCACAGGCTGCAGGCTGAGACATATTATTTTGTGCCGTGCAAAGTAGAAGAAAAGGAAGAAAGCCTTTGTTTTACCTATGAGCTGGATGGTATGACTCCGCTGAAGGAAGTAAAGAAAAGTGACCGGGAGCTGATATACAGTATTTTGATTCAGGCGGGAGAGCTGGGGGAAAAGGCCAGGGCTTTTAACTTTTCCCTTGAACCGGAAAATTTATATTATGATGCACAGTATCGTTTACATGTGTTAAGACGTGACATCTTGGAAGACGGAGCGGTTAAGGATTATTTTAAAGAGTTTCAGGCGCTTGCGGGGGCATTGCTGCAGAAGAAATATAATTACAGTGATTATCTTAACGGTGGGATGGATCTTCTTGACAGGCAGGAAGAGACGAGAAGAATACTGCAGTGGAACAGTATGGATGATGCGCTCAAAGACTTAAGCCAGAGACAACGCGGTTTAAGAAGTTATGAGAGAACACATTTGTGCACGATTAAGAAAAGCAGGTACAGGGGAATGAAAGCGGGTATGATATTATTTCTTGTACTTGCAGCAGCGGCACTGGCGTATTTGTTATACCAGCACTATAAGTTGATCGCCCCGCAGCGGGCCGCGCTTACAGCTCAGCGGGCTTATGTTGAGTCGGACTATGTAGCTGTTATCGACAGTCTCAAAGAGGTTCAGCCGGATGCGCTGGATGTCCATGAAAAGTATATACTGGCAGTATCATATATAAAGGGGCAGGCGGTGGACAATTTCAGCAGCGAAGCCAAAGATAATATTTTGTCCAGGCTTAACGTGAAGGGCGACGCTTCAGTGATGGATTATTGGATATACCTGGGACGTCTTGAGACGAAAGAAGCCGAAGATATCGCTCTTAAGATGTCTGACAACCAGCTGCTGCTCTATGCTTATCTTCAGGAACGTGACCAGGTATCCCGGGATTCATCATTAAAGGGAGACGAAAAGGCAGCAAGAATGGAGACGCTGGATGGCGAGATAGATAAACTTGCGGAAAAGCTTGGGATTCAGTACGACATGAGTACAGAAGAGGAGTAG
- the essC gene encoding type VII secretion protein EssC, whose protein sequence is MNYNLVEKDDWYEEYPQGGQYEKVKQEGQVISLKNEKQVFARETCLYIGRCGNIVIDKCRLELCIEGREVHVIGDLEKEKIYHNRKRVRDNSFLLEEGDVLLIRHTKVILFERKIAVIGDNKAYTSSLPELQEPEVPFDGFPYYKRSPRIIRRIASEEAEIQAPPQKAGVSRSNLLQTLLPPLGMMAVTVGIGLLMGRGMFLLMSVGGTGMTVIVAVIRFISDRKERKETDKKRRKLYEQYLLRKRKEIYELYRQEEEAYRYNFPPVIEIQKMVRQYSSRIYERSSSDEDFLTITVGRQIKKPAFKLRTKDNELAMNKDELDKEASRIAALYDWIEKECVVDLKKAHLGLVGTKAAIHEQLKIYISQLAAFQSYHDLQIVVVYDGRYEEEFSWMHWLPHNKIQSLNVQGLIHSERVRDQILNSMNQILKERQVKLDESKKESRFIPHFLFIIDEPKLIIDHSIMEYLQGEGKNLGFSIIYTSYLQANLPENIGTVLLLEQSGTGRLLLEEKELKDDKLTLQRLEGCDLEAMARDLGVLKHIQGVTSHLPDSITFFQMYHVRRPEELDIRSRWQEGGAHKSLAVPLGVRAEDDIVYLNLHEKAHGPHGLIAGTTGSGKSEVIQSYILSLAVNFHPYEVGFLIIDYKGGGMANLFRDLPHLLGTITNLDGTESLRAMSSIRAELKRRQRIFKDNGVNSINAYSSLFKEGKVKEPLPHLFLISDEFAELKKAQPEFMKELVSVAAIGRSLGVHLILATQKPSGVVDDQIWANSRFKLALKVQNEADSKEIIKTPDAAGITQAGRAYLQVGSNEIYELFQSAWSGADYIEEQEEEITMDDRVYLMNELGQGVLVNRDLSGTRAEKKAKETQLDVTVRHIREVYEGEIHTEVKKPWLPSLGKKLLSPLAAAEGRHEREEGSIVIPIGLMDVPKEQRQTVYELNLPEDGNIMYIASSGYGKSVFLTTAGLSLAMSYRVRELNLYILDFGNNALISLRNLPHTSEYISIEDTERYDKFKELMSEEVRYRKRRLSSVMAPNFQVYNEMSEEKMRAVVVLADNFDAVKELGFDEEEYFTRLTRDGAGVGIYFIITASRINAVRAATCNNFKNKLAGYNFESGEVTNVVGRCKYKLPEIRGRAFVKREDDVNMIQIYTMAVFEKAAEYTSNIRKLVKSIREMYPGEEAEHIPVLPEEFSADMMCAYEKEEADLYLGLEKKKVILSGFSRLCSPFFILGEGGKGKTNALKILIEQAAGTGEVVLFDAADMGLFGYAARKDVRYVKGLEAFIAYMDELEQEVKSREKQQRESLESTPGIAPWETLREMPPYYIFIDDLDNFPAYETDSIPEIAAMFRRACNAGITMIITGHTGKLKGTDELTRFVKSVADGLMVSSQGFLGIMPVPAGADHVAFTEGLLFHNGTYKELLLPRAVERTDC, encoded by the coding sequence ATGAACTATAATCTGGTGGAGAAGGATGACTGGTATGAAGAGTATCCGCAAGGCGGACAGTATGAAAAAGTAAAGCAGGAGGGGCAGGTTATCTCTCTGAAAAATGAAAAGCAAGTATTTGCCAGAGAGACCTGCCTGTACATAGGGCGCTGCGGGAACATTGTCATAGATAAGTGCAGACTGGAGTTGTGTATTGAGGGAAGAGAAGTACATGTAATAGGTGATCTGGAGAAGGAGAAGATCTATCACAACAGGAAGCGTGTACGGGACAATTCCTTTTTATTAGAAGAAGGAGACGTACTGCTGATCCGCCATACAAAGGTTATTCTTTTTGAACGTAAGATTGCAGTGATCGGTGACAACAAGGCGTATACTTCTTCTCTGCCCGAGCTGCAGGAACCAGAAGTGCCGTTTGATGGATTTCCTTATTATAAACGTTCCCCGCGCATTATCAGACGCATTGCGTCTGAGGAGGCCGAGATACAGGCGCCTCCCCAGAAGGCCGGAGTGAGTAGATCTAATCTGCTTCAGACACTTCTTCCCCCGCTTGGGATGATGGCAGTGACGGTCGGCATAGGTCTTCTGATGGGGCGTGGTATGTTTCTGCTTATGTCTGTGGGAGGCACCGGCATGACAGTAATTGTCGCGGTCATAAGGTTTATCAGCGACAGAAAAGAGAGAAAAGAGACGGATAAGAAGCGCAGGAAACTGTATGAACAGTATCTTCTTCGGAAAAGAAAGGAAATATATGAGCTGTACAGGCAGGAAGAGGAGGCGTACCGTTATAATTTCCCTCCGGTAATTGAGATCCAGAAGATGGTGCGCCAATACAGCAGCAGGATATATGAGCGGAGCAGCTCAGATGAGGATTTTCTTACGATCACAGTGGGAAGACAGATAAAGAAGCCGGCATTTAAGCTGAGGACGAAAGATAATGAGCTTGCTATGAATAAGGATGAACTGGACAAGGAAGCGTCACGGATCGCGGCACTCTATGATTGGATCGAAAAGGAATGTGTTGTAGACTTGAAAAAAGCACATCTTGGATTGGTAGGGACGAAGGCTGCTATTCATGAACAGTTGAAAATATATATCAGCCAGCTTGCTGCGTTTCAAAGTTATCATGACCTGCAGATCGTTGTTGTATATGACGGGAGATATGAGGAGGAATTCAGCTGGATGCACTGGCTGCCTCACAATAAGATCCAGTCATTAAATGTTCAGGGACTTATTCATTCAGAGCGTGTCAGAGACCAGATTCTGAACAGTATGAATCAGATCTTAAAGGAGAGACAGGTGAAACTGGATGAAAGCAAAAAAGAATCCAGATTTATCCCACATTTTCTCTTTATCATTGATGAGCCTAAACTGATCATAGATCACTCCATTATGGAATATCTGCAGGGAGAAGGAAAAAACCTGGGATTTTCTATTATATATACAAGCTATCTTCAGGCTAATCTCCCTGAAAATATCGGGACAGTGCTGCTTCTGGAACAATCCGGGACAGGCAGGCTTCTCCTTGAGGAAAAAGAATTAAAAGATGACAAGCTCACGCTTCAAAGGCTGGAAGGGTGTGATCTGGAGGCAATGGCCAGAGATCTTGGCGTTCTGAAGCATATCCAGGGAGTAACGAGCCACCTTCCGGACAGCATAACGTTCTTTCAGATGTATCATGTCCGTAGACCAGAAGAATTGGATATCCGCTCAAGGTGGCAGGAGGGGGGAGCACACAAGTCGCTTGCTGTACCGCTTGGAGTCCGGGCGGAGGATGACATCGTATATCTGAATCTCCACGAGAAAGCCCATGGTCCCCACGGTTTGATCGCGGGGACAACAGGTTCCGGCAAGTCAGAGGTCATACAGTCTTATATATTGTCGCTTGCAGTTAATTTTCATCCTTATGAAGTAGGGTTCCTGATTATTGACTACAAGGGCGGAGGTATGGCGAACCTGTTTCGTGACCTTCCGCATCTTCTTGGCACGATAACGAATCTGGACGGAACGGAAAGCCTGAGAGCCATGTCTTCCATCCGGGCAGAACTAAAACGAAGACAGAGGATTTTTAAAGACAATGGAGTAAACAGCATCAATGCATACAGCAGCCTGTTCAAAGAGGGAAAAGTTAAGGAGCCGCTTCCGCATCTCTTTTTGATCAGCGATGAATTTGCAGAGCTTAAGAAAGCACAGCCTGAATTTATGAAGGAACTCGTTTCAGTAGCGGCTATCGGAAGAAGTCTTGGCGTCCACCTTATTCTGGCGACTCAGAAGCCAAGCGGCGTGGTGGACGATCAGATATGGGCAAACTCCAGATTTAAGCTTGCGCTTAAGGTACAGAATGAAGCGGACAGCAAAGAGATCATAAAGACACCTGATGCCGCAGGTATTACACAGGCGGGAAGAGCTTATCTGCAGGTCGGCAGCAATGAGATATATGAACTGTTTCAGTCTGCCTGGAGCGGAGCAGATTATATCGAAGAGCAGGAAGAAGAAATTACTATGGATGACCGTGTCTATTTGATGAATGAATTGGGGCAAGGCGTATTGGTGAACCGTGATCTGAGCGGTACCCGTGCTGAAAAGAAAGCAAAGGAGACACAGCTTGACGTGACCGTACGCCATATCAGGGAGGTGTACGAAGGGGAAATACATACGGAAGTCAAAAAGCCGTGGCTTCCATCCCTTGGGAAAAAACTGCTCAGTCCGCTCGCGGCAGCAGAAGGCCGCCATGAGAGGGAAGAGGGGAGCATTGTGATACCCATTGGTCTGATGGATGTGCCAAAAGAGCAGAGGCAGACGGTTTATGAGCTGAATCTGCCGGAAGACGGCAACATTATGTATATTGCTTCCAGCGGATACGGCAAGTCGGTATTTCTGACGACTGCGGGGTTAAGCCTTGCCATGTCATACCGGGTACGGGAGCTTAACTTGTATATCCTCGACTTTGGCAATAACGCTCTGATCTCGCTGAGGAATCTTCCGCATACATCTGAATACATAAGTATAGAAGACACTGAGCGGTATGACAAATTCAAGGAACTCATGAGCGAAGAGGTGCGGTACAGGAAAAGGCGTCTGTCATCTGTCATGGCTCCCAACTTTCAGGTATACAATGAGATGTCAGAAGAAAAGATGAGAGCGGTCGTAGTGCTGGCAGATAACTTTGATGCCGTGAAAGAGCTGGGATTTGATGAGGAAGAATATTTTACCCGATTGACAAGAGACGGCGCGGGAGTCGGAATCTATTTTATTATAACTGCTTCCAGAATAAATGCGGTAAGAGCCGCGACGTGTAATAATTTTAAAAATAAACTTGCCGGTTATAATTTTGAAAGCGGTGAAGTGACGAATGTTGTAGGGCGGTGCAAATATAAACTACCGGAAATAAGAGGGAGGGCATTCGTAAAACGAGAAGATGATGTTAATATGATTCAGATATACACTATGGCTGTATTTGAAAAGGCAGCGGAGTATACAAGCAACATCAGGAAGCTTGTTAAGAGCATCAGAGAGATGTACCCGGGGGAAGAGGCCGAGCATATACCTGTACTTCCGGAAGAGTTCAGCGCGGATATGATGTGTGCTTATGAAAAAGAGGAGGCAGATCTGTATCTTGGACTCGAGAAGAAAAAGGTTATCCTCAGCGGATTTTCGCGGCTATGCAGTCCCTTTTTCATACTGGGCGAGGGCGGCAAGGGCAAGACGAACGCGTTAAAGATACTGATCGAACAGGCTGCAGGAACAGGGGAGGTCGTACTGTTTGACGCGGCCGATATGGGTTTGTTTGGCTATGCTGCGAGAAAAGATGTGAGGTATGTCAAAGGTCTGGAAGCGTTCATCGCATATATGGACGAGCTGGAGCAGGAGGTGAAAAGCAGGGAGAAGCAGCAGAGAGAAAGTCTGGAGAGTACCCCTGGCATTGCACCGTGGGAGACGCTGCGGGAGATGCCGCCGTATTACATTTTTATCGATGACCTGGATAACTTTCCGGCGTATGAGACGGATTCTATACCTGAAATAGCGGCCATGTTCAGGAGAGCATGTAACGCCGGTATCACGATGATCATCACCGGCCATACGGGAAAATTAAAAGGGACGGATGAGTTGACCCGGTTTGTGAAATCGGTAGCAGACGGGCTTATGGTGAGTTCTCAGGGCTTTCTGGGTATCATGCCGGTCCCCGCGGGAGCGGATCATGTGGCATTTACGGAAGGGCTGCTGTTCCATAACGGTACCTATAAAGAGCTTCTGCTGCCAAGGGCGGTGGAAAGAACAGACTGTTGA
- the rpsJ gene encoding 30S ribosomal protein S10 codes for MASQVMRITLKAYDHQLVDASAKKIIETVKKNGSQVSGPVPLPTKKEVVTILRAVHKYKDSREQFEQRTHKRLIDIITPTQKTVDALSRLEMPAGVYIDIKMKNK; via the coding sequence ATGGCAAGTCAAGTAATGAGAATCACATTAAAAGCGTATGATCACCAGCTGGTTGATGCATCCGCAAAGAAAATCATCGAAACTGTAAAGAAAAACGGATCACAGGTGAGCGGACCGGTTCCACTTCCTACAAAGAAGGAAGTTGTAACAATATTAAGAGCGGTTCACAAATACAAAGATTCCAGAGAACAGTTCGAGCAGAGGACTCATAAGAGACTCATCGATATCATCACACCTACTCAGAAGACAGTAGACGCATTATCCAGACTGGAGATGCCGGCAGGTGTTTACATTGATATCAAAATGAAAAACAAATAA